In Fusarium musae strain F31 chromosome 7, whole genome shotgun sequence, a single window of DNA contains:
- a CDS encoding hypothetical protein (EggNog:ENOG41): MTAKVPSFVDVQVTKLPATPPEYEHLGIQRNGSVHPWGSAHALASTLKGKMTKKPEVQILSNGHFNSKVYTTNSEVSGVVNITPARNTRYDRIDISLDGLSETRRDGPDMTHMTSHRFLRLEMPIDEYPNNVLEAGVTYTFPFIFNIPAHLSSKACTHKTTSEDVWERHMALPPTLGGWEKDDMAPDMARVTYSIKAYVLTRAKQGFSITLGNSHTINVMPTSFEEPPMNITERDDLYKIERSKKVKKNIFSASQGRVSAVAAQPAAIHLTKEGYEASGSSIPISFTFEPSAADVIPPQFTSASLKIQAHTWFRDQPMMNLPTQGSSIANFGYPFAVSLPKTSPKVQWTQNVDMTSTKDSPIFHTATVEIPFKLPTADKMFVPTFHSCIISRAYTVKIVMEGDVKMDLTVPVQVVMGTPDV; this comes from the coding sequence ATGACAGCCAAGGTTCCATCGTTTGTTGACGTTCAGGTCACTAAACTGCCGGCTACTCCCCCAGAGTATGAACATCTCGGCATTCAGCGAAACGGAAGCGTTCATCCTTGGGGCTCAGCACATGCACTCGCCTCAACGCTGAAAGGGAAAATGACAAAGAAACCAGAAGTCCAGATCCTCAGCAACGGCCACTTCAACTCAAAGGTGTACACCACCAACTCTGAAGTCTCTGGCGTCGTCAACATCACACCTGCTAGAAACACTCGCTACGATCGAATTGACATTTCTCTCGATGGACTGAGCGAGACGCGGAGGGATGGTCCTGACATGACGCACATGACATCCCATCGATTTCTTCGACTAGAGATGCCAATCGACGAGTATCCTAACAACGTGCTTGAAGCCGGCGTCACTTATACATtccccttcatcttcaacatcccagCTCATCTCTCCTCCAAAGCATGCACGCACAAGACCACTTCCGAAGACGTCTGGGAACGACACATGGCACTGCCTCCTACACTCGGCGGCTGGGAGAAAGACGACATGGCACCTGACATGGCGCGAGTGACATATAGCATCAAAGCCTATGTTCTCACACGAGCTAAGCAAGGTTTCAGCATTACTCTTGGCAACTCTCATACCATCAACGTCATGCCGACATCCTTCGAAGAGCCTCCTATGAACATCACCGAGCGAGACGATTTATACAAGATTGAGAGGtccaagaaggtcaagaagaacatcttTTCTGCTTCACAGGGTCGAGTCTCTGCTGTGGCGGCTCAACCAGCTGCTATCCATCTCACGAAAGAGGGTTACGAAGCTAGCGGATCTTCGATTCCCATCAGCTTTACGTTTGAACCTTCTGCCGCTGATGTGATTCCCCCGCAATTCACATCTGCTTCTCTCAAGATTCAAGCGCATACTTGGTTCCGCGATCAACCGATGATGAACCTACCAACACAGGGATCTTCAATTGCAAACTTTGGCTATCCATTCGCAGTGTCTCTCCCGAAAACCTCTCCCAAGGTTCAGTGGACTCAGAACGTCGACATGACAAGCACCAAAGACTCACCCATCTTTCACACAGCTACAGTCGAAATTCCCTTCAAGCTGCCAACAGCCGACAAGATGTTTGTGCCAACATTTCACTCCTGCATTATTTCACGAGCATACACCGTCAAGATCGTTATGGAGGGCGATGTCAAGATGGACCTGACAGTTCCAGTGCAAGTGGTGATGGGTACACCCGATGTCTAG